In Podospora pseudoanserina strain CBS 124.78 chromosome 5, whole genome shotgun sequence, a single window of DNA contains:
- the VPS41 gene encoding Vacuolar protein sorting-associated protein 41 (EggNog:ENOG503NWZR; BUSCO:EOG09260EQD; COG:U; antiSMASH:Cluster_2) — MTGSSPQPGDNDPHHDKSPTESSSAGVALKHPPASDATTTGPMKELRVNTGAGATSDDEPDDTLEQSSDEDGEREEEGEEEAEEGEEESEDEDEEPKLKYARLTQHLGPLYRNGDATSTFLVAGDKQIIGTHNGNIHVIQLPVFQPLRVYHAHSASVTAVSISPYPPPLSTLRPDATPKATPSSPRRPGSSIGEGHVVPTPPPRRATQLQNTVPNTPSNNIYIATSSMDGNVCVQSLVDVKDVSLRNFARPIQAVALSPDYKHDKTYLSGGLSGQLILTTGAPLGRSTATTTGAAAQAAGWLGGMVGASTGKDTVLHSGEGTINTIKWSLSGKYVVWLNEHGIKIMRTKLHLESADADDAWKRIGHIDRPQTAEWETMASVWKGRAEWIDEQAVEPDEPEKESHEVLLSPAAERLKQQQVKHSKTIERLLVGWGGTIWIIHVHPGGVGVGKHAGEKSAGRAEIVKLLRMDCIISGISLYTQNLILVLAYCLPDDDDANDQDDGTAARGHKHTLSSGSEPSGGIRRKQNSQPPELRLIDLTSQAEVDKDGLTLSRFERLSSNDYHLGVLPAQTVAAAASSRGALETLAGLGTEMLNAALNPISLFSSGASIRSKDSNEGTSPVKIAAASALLRSKGGSVHPNLTKPGVKIFIHSPYDCILATRRDLGDHLSWLLERQQYQQAWELVNEHPEIMSTAVDTSPLSPDHTQTTDDFYDETASLAEGMQSMYSAAEKEKRRIGELWLQELVEAGDWVRAGQTCGKVLGTPDRWEKWVWTFAGANKFDEIVNHIPTERTRPPIPGTIYEVVLGHYLETSKPQFRELLERWSPDLFEITTITTALENQLNYREVREDSVEDGEVGRDWRIVMESLAKLHEANGRNREALKCYIKLQDADNAMRLIKDGHLADAVADDIPSFLTLRVPQGQAKMSNDELEQATHEAITLLVDEAQHGLVKPDVVVEQLQEKKLDLYTFFYLRGLWRGQGIHEHSGESRARLVTDSQSLVDNFADLAVHLFAKYDQGLLMSFLKTSTAYAFEEAVKECDRYDYIPELVYLYSKTGQMKRALTLIIERLGDVSRAIAFAKEQDDPDLWEDLLEYSMDKPRFIRGLLEEVGTAINPITLVRRIPEGLEIDGLREGLKHIMKEHDIQHSISSGVAKVLRSEVAAAQNLLRSGQRKGVKFEVVVKGGDHVDVKAKDVPTIVGEKHEVVDDGVDNEVPKPPGKKWAPGHCAGCCEAFTEWEMETLVGFACGHVYHLSHLLEKMHPEERVDQSLVSAVGESVSHRIGAKVTHAMLLRDKIAGGCPVCKEAEET, encoded by the exons ATGACAGGAAGCTCGCCACAGCCCGGCGACAACGATCCCCACCATGACAAGAGCCCGACCGAGTCCAGCAGCGCTGGTGTGGCGCTCAAGCACCCACCAGCCAGCGacgcaacaacaacaggcccAATGAAGGAGCTCAGGGTTAACACAGGCGCTGGCGCAACCTCTGACGATGAACCCGATGACACATTAGAGCAGTCtagtgatgaggatggtgaaagggaggaagagggcgaggaagaggcagaagagggcgaggaagaaagcgaggatgaagatgaggagcCGAAGCTCAAGTACGCGCGATTGACCCAACACCTCGGGCCCCTTTACCGCAATGGAGATGCGACAAGCACCTTTCTAGTTGCTGGAGACAAACAGATCATAGGAACACATAATGGAAACATC CATGTTATTCAACTCCCTGTTTTCCAACCATTACGAGTCTATCATGCCCACTCAGCCTCTGTTACAGCCGTTTCCATCTCCCCATACCCTCCACCACTGTCGACGCTCAGACCCGATGCCACCCCGAAAGCTACTCCAAGTAGCCCTCGAAGACCGGGTTCATCTATCGGCGAAGGCCATGTtgtcccaacaccaccaccgagaagGGCCacccaactccaaaacaCAGTGCCGAATACCCCGTCTAACAATATTTACATTGCTACCTCGTCGATGGACGGAAATGTCTGTGTACAATCTCTGGTCGATGTCAAGGATGTGTCGCTGCGCAACTTTGCTCGCCCTATCCAAGCCGTCGCTCTGTCTCCAGACTACAAGCACGACAAGACATATCTTTCTGGCGGGTTGTCGGGTCAGCTAATTCTGACGACGGGTGCGCCGCTCGGTCGAAGTACTGCCACAACAACGGGGGCAGCTGCGCAGGCGGCAGGTTGGCTTGGTGGCATGGTCGGCGCCAGCACAGGAAAAGATACCGTTTTGCACTCTGGCGAGGGAActatcaacaccatcaagtGGTCTTTGTCGGGAAAATACGTCGTCTGGCTGAACGAACATGGCATCAAGATCATGCGTACAAAGCTTCATCTGGAGAGCGCCGATGCAGACGATGCCTGGAAGCGCATCGGCCACATTGATCGGCCTCAGACGGCAGAGTGGGAGACTATGGCCAGCGTGTGGAAGGGAAGGGCTGAGTGGATCGACGAGCAAGCCGTCGAGCCTGATGAGCCTGAGAAGGAATCTCATGAAGTCCTCCTTTCGCCAGCTGCGGAAAGActgaaacaacaacaggtcAAGCACAGCAAGACGATAGAGCGTctcttggttggttggggtgggaCCATCTGGATCATACATGTTCACCCCGGGGGCGTCGGCGTTGGAAAGCATGCCGGGGAGAAGTCCGCTGGCCGGGCAGAGATTGTAAAGTT ACTTCGTATGGATTGCATTATTTCTGGCATTTCGTTATATACCCAAAACTTGATATTAGTTCTCGCCTATTGTTTGccggacgacgacgacgccaaCGACCAAGACGACGGTACCGCGGCTCGCGGCCACAAGCACACATTATCCAGTGGTAGCGAGCCATCAGGCGGAATTCGTCGCAAGCAAAACAGCCAGCCTCCCGAACTGCGGCTGATCGATCTCACTTCTCAGGCAGAGGTCGACAAAGATGGCCTGACGCTCAGCCGGTTCGAAAGGCTTTCGTCCAATGACTACCACCTTGGTGTCTTGCCAGCTCAAAcagtggctgctgctgcctctaGTAGGGGCGCCCTGGAGACgttggctgggctgggcacTGAGATGCTCAACGCGGCTCTCAACCctatctctctcttcagCTCAGGTGCCAGTATCAGAAGCAAGGACAGCAACGAGGGCACATCGCCTGTCAAGATTGCTGCCGCGTCGGCTCTCTTGCGATCAAAGGGTGGATCTGTGCATCCAAATCTCACCAAGCCCGGAGTCAAGATCTTTATACATAGTCCGTATGACTGCATCCTCGCGACGAGGAGAGATTTGGGGGATCATctgtcgtggttgttggagCGACAGCAGTACCAGCAAGCATGGGAGCTTGTCAACGAGCACCCTGAGATCATGTCGACGGCTGTTGACACGAGCCCATTATCGCCGGACCATACACAGACAACCGACGATTTTTACGATGAGACCGCTTCCCTTGCCGAGGGAATGCAATCGATGTACTCGGCGgcagaaaaggaaaagaggcGGATCGGCGAACTGTGGCTGCAAGAGCTGGTTGAGGCTGGCGACTGGGTACGAGCTGGACAGACCTGTGGAAAGGTTTTGGGAACTCCAGACCGCTGGGAGAAGTGGGTGTGGACATTTGCTGGGGCGAACAAGTTTGACGAAATTGTCAATCACATCCCTACCGAGCGGACACGGCCCCCAATCCCGGGAACCATCTACGAGGTTGTGCTTGGGCATTACCTCGAGACGAGCAAACCCCAGTTCCGCGAGCTTTTGGAGAGATGGTCTCCTGACTTGTTCGAGAttaccaccatcacgacaGCCTTGGAGAACCAGCTCAACTACCGAGAAGTGAGGGAAGACAgcgtggaggatggcgaggttggtcGCGACTGGCGCATCGTAATGGAGAGTCTTGCCAAGCTTCATGAAGCCAACGGCAGGAATAGGGAGGCTCTCAAATGCTACATCAAGCTGCAGGATGCGGATAACGCGATGAGGTTGATCAAGGATGGGCATTTGGCTGATGCCGTGGCGGATGACATCCCTAGCTTTCTCACTCTTCGTGTTCCTCAAGGTCAGGCCAAGATGTCGAATGATGAGCTGGAACAGGCGACTCATGAGGCGATTACCCTGCTGGTGGACGAGGCACAGCATGGACTGGTCAAGCcggatgttgtggtggagcAGCTCCAGGAGAAGAAATTGGATCTGTACACGTTCTTTTATCTTCGGGGTTTATGGCGGGGGCAGGGGATTCACGAACATAGCGGGGagtcgagggcgaggctTGTGACCGACAGTCAGTCTCTGGTGGACAATTTTGCTGATTTGGCGGTCCATTTGTTTGCAAAGTATGACCAGGGACTGTTGATGAGCTTTCTCAAGACTTCGACTGCGTATgcgtttgaggag GCCGTCAAAGAATGCGATCGATACGATTACATCCCCGAGCTGGTCTACCTGTACTCCAAGACTGGGCAGATGAAGCGCGCCCTGACGCTCATTATTGAACGGCTGGGCGATGTCAGCCGCGCGATTGCTTTTGCCAAGGAACAAGACGATCCTGATCTTTGGGAGGATTTGCTCGAGTATAGTATGGACAAGCCCCGGTTCATTAGAGGGTTGCTTGAGGAGGTCGGGACGGCGATTAATCCCATCACTCTTGTCAGACGGATTCCAGAGGGGCTGGAGATTGAtggtttgagggaggggctGAAGCATATCATGAAGGAGCATGATATCCAACACAGTATCAGCTCGGGCGTGGCAAAGGTGTTGAGGAGtgaggtggcggcggcgcagAATTTGCTGAGGAGTGGgcagaggaagggggtgaagtttgaggttgtggttaAGGGGGGCGATCATGTTGATGTCAAGGCGAAGGATGTGCCTACTATTGTTGGGGAGAAGcatgaggttgttgatgatggggttgataATGAGGTGCCTAAGCCGCCGGGGAAGAAGTGGGCGCCGGGGCATTGTGCGGGGTGTTGTGAGGCGTTTACGGAGTGGGAGATGGAGAcgttggttgggtttgcCTGTGGACATGTGTATCATTTGTCGCATTTGCTGGAGAAGATGCAcccggaggagagggtggatcAGAGCTTGGTGAGTGCGGTTGGGGAGAGTGTGTCGCATCGGATAGGGGCCAAGGTGACGCATgcgatgttgttgagggacAAGATTGCGGGCGGGTGTCCTGTTTgcaaggaggcggaggagacgtGA
- a CDS encoding hypothetical protein (SMCOG1193:glutathione S-transferase; COG:O; antiSMASH:Cluster_2; EggNog:ENOG503P2UJ), whose protein sequence is MFIVLGTKSRNSFNISQHHLCSLFVLFDISHTTVAMAPIGKIYSYPGNYRVHIAQVAADLNNVELEFPSFQMGVTNKDPSFLSKFPLGKVPAFSSADDTFHLTEGLAIARYIASSGPASSQLLGADPKTSALIEQWALFGESELSGATIPPLLMVLAKMIPYDEARYNQCAGNLERAVKRLEEAVKDGRKFLVGDQLTLADLAVLGPMTLASKFLFDGEMRKQAPSVEGYLKGLLEVPEVKKHFGEVTFVEKRVQG, encoded by the exons ATGTTTATAGTCCTTGGAACCAAGTCACGCAATTCATTCAACATCTCGCAACATCATCTCTGCTCTCTCTTCGTACTCTTTGATATCTCACACACAACCGTAGCCATGGCACCCATCGGCAAGATCTACTCCTACCCCGGCAACTACCGCGTCCACATT gcCCAAGTCGCCGCCGACCTCAACAATGTCGAGTTGGAGTTCCCTTCTTTCCAAATGGGCGTCACAAACAAAgacccctccttcctctccaaatTCCCCCTCGGCAAAGtccccgccttctcctccgcagACGACACCTTCCACCTAACCGAAGGTCTCGCCATCGCGCGCTAcatcgcctcctccggccCCGCCTCTTCCCAGCTCCTCGGTGCTGACCCCAAGACCTCCGCCTTGATCGAGCAATGGGCTCTCTTTGGCGAGTCTGAGCTCTCCGGCGCTaccatcccccctctcttgATGGTCTTGGCCAAAATGATCCCTTATGACGAGGCAAGGTATAACCAGTGCGCTGGCAACCTTGAGAGAGCCGTCAAGAGGCttgaggaggcggtcaaggaTGGGCGAAAGTTCCTTGTTGGTGACCAGTTGACTTTGGCTGATTTGGCTGTTTTGGGGCCCATGACTCTCGCGAGCAAGTTCTTGTTTGACGGGGAGATGAGAAAGCAGGCGCCTTCTGTGGAGGGGTACCTCAAGGGTTTGTTGGAGGTGCCCGAGGTGAAGAAGCACTTTGGGGAGGTGACTTTTGTTGAGAAGAGGGTTCAGGGTTGA
- a CDS encoding hypothetical protein (antiSMASH:Cluster_2; SMCOG1191:acyl-CoA dehydrogenase type 2; COG:S; EggNog:ENOG503NYD5), with amino-acid sequence MATPVVPVISQAPSATDPAVYAEYESKWATYPTDAQGWLERAREVAAVLSVDAAAREKANKSPKAEVALLKHSGLLKVLGPKKYGGGEQPWSVGYEVIREVAKGDGSIGMLLGYHLLWSRTAHVVGNDEQAERFQKLIIENNYYVGGAVNPRDNDLKITYDDSNITYNGFKNFTTGAAVSDLIVLEGAIHDRPEEHIFAIVPTAQAGIQFHYNWDNVGLRLTESGSAKIEGISAPWTDALGWDVATKKPDPAVLGIPFPALLLPTIQLVFSNFYLGIALGALDFAKKYTTTNTRAWPYGGDNKEKATDEFYILSTYGNFFAHLRAAEALANQAGAEADRIYGTYQNNRAAFPIEERGEWAELVASVKVVTTDVGLRVTAGVFEVTGSRATASKVGLDRFWRDIRTHTLHDPVAYKNRELGRYVLLGEHPEPTWYT; translated from the exons ATGGCCACTCCAGTGGTTCCTGTCATCAGCCAGGCTCCTTCCGCCACTGACCCAGCAGTCTACGCCGAGTACGAGTCGAAATGGGCGACCTATCCCACTGATGCTCAAGGCTGGCTTGAGCGTGCTCGTGAAGTTGCGGCTGTTTTGtctgttgatgctgctgctcgcgAGAAAGCCAACAAGTCCCCCAAAGCCGAGGTTGCTCTTCTCAAGCACTCTGGGCTTTTGAAGGTTCTCGGCCCAAAAAAgtacggtggtggtgagcaacCATGGAGTGTCGGCTATGAGGTCATCAGAGAAGTTGCCAAAGGCGACGG CTCCATTGGCATGTTGCTTGGATACCACCTCTTGTGGTCACGAACAGCCCACGTGGTCGGCAATGATGAGCAGGCCGAACGGTTCCAGAAGCTCATCATTGAAAACAACTACTACGTCGGCGGCGCTGTCAACCCAAGAGACAATGACCTCAAGATCACATACGATGACTCCAACATCACCTACAACGGCTTCAAGAACTTCACCACTGGCGCCGCTGTCTCTGATCTGATTGTCCTCGAGGGTGCCATTCATGACAGACCTGAAGAGCACATTTTTGCCATCGTTCCTACTGCCCAAGCTGGCATTCAGTTCCACTACAACTGGGACAATGTTGGCTTGAGGTTGACGGAGTCTGGTAGCGCCAAGATTGAAGGCATCTCCGCCCCATGGACTGATGCTCTTGGTTGGGATGTGGCGACCAAGAAGCCTGACCCGGCTGTGCTGGGTATTCCTTTTCCCGCTCTCTTGCTTCCTAC TATTCAACTCGTGTTCAGCAATTTCTACCTTGGCATCGCCCTCGGCGCCTTGGACTTTGCCAAGAAGTacaccacaaccaacacAAGAGCGTGGCCATACGGCGGCGAC aacaaggagaaggccaccGATGAATTCtacatcctctccacctaCGGCAACTTCTTCGCCCACCTCCGTGCTGCCGAGGCCCTCGCCAACCAGGCTGGGGCCGAAGCTGACCGCATCTATGGCACCTACCAGAACAACCGAGCCGCCTTCCCCATCGAGGAGCGTGGTGAATGGGCCGAGTTGGTTGCCTCCGTCAAGGTTGTCACCACCGATGTTGGTCTTCGGGTGACAGCGGGAGTGTTTGAAGTGACTGGCTCCAGGGCAACTGCCAGCAAGGTTGGGCTGGACAGATTCTGGAGAGATATCAGAACCCACACTCTGCACGATCCGGTGGCTTACAAGAACCGAGAGCTGGGAAGATATGTCTTGCTCGGGGAGCACCCTGAGCCTACTTGGTACACGTAA
- a CDS encoding hypothetical protein (SMCOG1083:oxidoreductase; EggNog:ENOG503NYH5; COG:E; antiSMASH:Cluster_2), with the protein MAQPHELNTDPDRLLFAYWVPNVSGGLVVSKIPQNTSSSLKSNLTYARTAEQHGFEYALTQIRFTALYGASEQHESVSFSQALLHGTEKLKVIAAILPGPWTPAVVAKQLASIDNYTDGRIAVNIVSGWFKGEFHAIGEWWLDHAERYRRSNEFMRCLRGIWTAPEDEGFTFSGDFYRFKNYKLAPKPVQKPHPPIFQGGNSEDARVNGAEVADWYFMNGNDLEGFRAQIQDVKARAAKVGREEHVKFAVNGFVIVRDTEEEAIRVLQEIQGKADQGAIEAFAQEVKNAGQSTKEKQGMWATSTFNDLVQYNDGFKTKLVGTKEQVAERIVLLKALGVNLLLTAFLHYDQEVEQFGKEVLPLVRKLEAEGRGKDVAYEIERTGAVYQKH; encoded by the coding sequence ATGGCTCAACCACACGAACTCAACACCGACCCCGACCGTCTTCTCTTCGCCTACTGGGTCCCCAACGTCTCGGGCGGCCTCGTCGTCTCCAAaatcccccaaaacacctcttcctccctcaaaTCCAACCTGACCTACGCCCGCACCGCCGAACAGCACGGCTTCGAGTACGCCCTCACCCAAATTCGCTTCACGGCCCTCTATGGCGCCTCGGAACAGCACGAGTccgtctccttctcccaggccctcctccacggcaccGAAAAGCTCAAagtcatcgccgccatcctccccggcccATGGACACCAGCCGTCGTTGCCAAGCAGCTCGCCAGCATCGACAATTACACCGACGGCAGAATCGCCGTCAACATCGTCTCGGGCTGGTTTAAGGGCGAGTTCCACGCCATTGGGGAGTGGTGGCTGGATCACGCCGAGAGATACAGACGCTCGAATGAGTTCATGAGGTGTCTGCGTGGTATCTGGACCGCgcccgaggatgagggtttcACCTTTTCGGGAGACTTTTACCGGTTCAAGAATTACAAGCTGGCGCCTAAGCCGGTGCAGAAGCCGCACCCGCCTATCTTTCAGGGGGGGAATAGTGAGGATGCGAGGGTCAATGGGGCTGAGGTGGCAGATTGGTATTTTATGAACGGGAATGATCTCGAGGGGTTCAGGGCGCAGATTCAGGATGTCAAGGCGAGGGCTGCCAAGGTTGGCAGGGAGGAGCACGTCAAGTTTGCGGTGAATGGGTTTGTGATTGTGAGGgataccgaggaggaggcgattaGAGTGCTGCAGGAGATTCAGGGCAAGGCCGACCAGGGGGCGATTGAGGCGTTTGCGCAGGAAGTGAAGAATGCTGGCCAGAGcaccaaggagaagcagggCATGTGGGCGACGAGCACGTTTAATGATCTGGTGCAGTATAATGATGGGTTCAAGACCAAGTTGGTCGGTACCAAGGAACAGGTGGCCGAGAGAATTGTGTTGCTCAAGGCTTTGGGTGTCAACTTGCTCTTGACTGCCTTCCTTCATTACGATCAAGAGGTTGAGCAGTTTGGCAAGGAGGTGCTTCCGCTGGTACGGAagctcgaggccgagggacGTGGCAAGGACGTCGCGTATGAGATTGAGCGGACTGGTGCCGTTTATCAGAAGCACTAA
- a CDS encoding hypothetical protein (EggNog:ENOG503PAC8; COG:S; CAZy:CE3) produces the protein MGGVPTRPATRIMIVGDSISHGREGDWTWRYRIWEWFRQNNTPVVFVGPHKGTIPPPPEDDRTRDGGYAPDVDRDFLQDCYHYSWWGKAACVVKDGIGEQVATHKPDLCLVELGFNDIGWGISDPGGTLKSMEALITEARTHNQALKFAIANVPQRTIVPGLGDLPVRVETYNELLAQAIPSWNQPSSPVVLVHLCENYLCREGSYDGLHPGALGEFEIAQAFSRTLLSPEFALTDRSTKELEIPQPVPRRVLSTPVNLAAAASSPNREGWVRLTVTWDLVYGAYSYDIRIKTGHDDALWDWHPVQDTRYQLWCSPMYLPTPEWKAQVRATAGEHVTSNNSQLVNVIVGQEGDL, from the coding sequence ATGGGCGGCGTACCGACACGACCGGCCACAAGGATCATGATCGTGGGAGACTCGATTTCCCACGGCCGTGAAGGCGACTGGACTTGGCGGTATCGAATATGGGAATGGTTTCGACAAAACAACACTCCCGTTGTGTTTGTGGGGCCGCACAAGGGcaccatcccacctcctccagagGATGATCGAACTCGCGATGGGGGATACGCTCCAGATGTGGACCGAGATTTCCTCCAGGATTGCTATCATTATTCTTGGTGGGGAAAAGCAGCATGCGTCGTCAAGGACGGAATTGGCGAACAGGTTGCCACACACAAGCCGGACCTGTGCCTTGTAGAGTTGGGCTTCAACGACATTGGGTGGGGCATAAGCGATCCAGGGGGAACCCTCAAGAGCATGGAGGCCTTGATAACAGAAGCGCGCACTCACAACCAGGCCCTCAAATTTGCCATCGCAAACGTACCGCAGCGTACTATTGTTCCGGGACTGGGTGATCTACCCGTGAGAGTCGAGACGTATAACGAACTGCTCGCTCAAGCAATCCCAAGCTGGAATCAACCGTCGTCACCCGTTGTTTTGGTTCATCTTTGCGAGAACTACCTTTGCAGAGAAGGATCCTACGATGGGCTTCACCCTGGCGCTCTTGGCGAATTTGAGATTGCCCAAGCCTTCTCGCGCACGCTGCTCTCTCCCGAATTTGCCTTGACAGACAGGTCAACAAAAGAGCTCGAGATCCCTCAACCGGTGCCGCGTCGTGTCTTGTCTACGCCAGTCAACCTTGCAGCAGCGGCGTCATCGCCAAATCGCGAGGGCTGGGTCAGGCTCACAGTCACATGGGACCTCGTCTACGGTGCCTACTCTTACGACATTCGAATAAAGACTGGACATGACGACGCTTTGTGGGACTGGCATCCGGTGCAGGACACACGATATCAGCTCTGGTGCTCACCAATGTACCTCCCTACACCAGAGTGGAAGGCTCAAGTACGAGCCACCGCCGGCGAGCATGTCACATCAAACAACAGCCAATTGGTGAACGTTATTGTCGGGCAGGAGGGTGATCTCTAG
- a CDS encoding hypothetical protein (EggNog:ENOG503PVSU), producing MRWTQFCSSLIAGFLATTSLAATWERDVWAPTFRVGGKGGSEFELLAETGQTVQKIRVFRVATTKNKQTLRGIQVTFSDGATRSAGALEGESKDYHFQPGEAITEMTLWGNGDGKRTGRILFKTTIGGEFDHGQDTTGQGNFVMEVGSGMLIGFVGRAGKEMDQLSPVFIRKLAKDPVLEDVRIDSYNPFANLELETLSTKKVKWDGVAHNWSFGDTIMRSTSTTWTTSSSTSLTFGMSIKAGIPDVVSVETSVSWSTSSSSSQSTTQSKDKTLTWSLGGRINSPEEAVDCTAQVWSGNLNIGWDGVLVLDTGVRVYRIPTRGTLKRVDVSEVISQCSPLYPELVRPGSTQPAVQTPTPTPTGFITVTTTSLSTPSSSPSTGIKPQPGTVENCAEFHKVVAGDTCHDIAQGAGITLDEFYALNKKVTIDFECDNLYRGYHVCVGLAA from the exons ATGCGTTGGACACAATTCTGCTCCTCCCTTATTGCTGGGTTCTTGGCCACTACATCCCTTGCCGCAACATGGGAGAGAGACGTCTGGGCGCCGACCTTCCGTGTCggtggaaaaggaggcaGCGAATTTGAGTTGCTGGCGGAAACCGGCCAAACCGTCCAAAAGATTCGCGTCTTCAGGGTAGCCACCACGAAGAACAAGCAAACTCTCCGGGGCATCCAGGTTACCTTCTCTGATGGCGCGACCCGAAGCGCTGGAGCATTGGAGGGTGAATCCAAAGACTACCACTTTCAGCCAGGCGAAGCAATCACCGAGATGACTCTGTGGGGTAACGGTGATGGAAAACGCACCGGCCGCATTCTGTTCAAAACCACCATTGGAGGCGAGTTTGATCACGGGCAAGACACAACTGGTCAAGGAAACTTTGTCATGGAGGTTGGATCGGGAATGCTCATCGGCTTTGTTGGAAGAGCAGGCAAGGAGATGGACCAGCTGTCCCCTGTTTTTATCAGGAAGCTGGCCAAAGATCCGGTGCTCGAGGATGTCCGCATTGACTCGTACAATCCCTTTGCGAATCTCGAGCTGGAGACATTAAGCACCAAAAAGGTGAAATGGGATGGAGTGGCCCACAACTGGAGCTTCGGTGACACGATCATGCGTTCTACATCCACGACTTGGACAACTTCATCGTCTACCAGTTTGACTTTCGGCATGTCCATTAAAGCTGGCATTCCCGACGTCGTGAGTGTCGAGACATCCGTGTCATGGTCTACGAGCTCTTCCTCTAGCCAGTCGACGACTCAGAGCAAAGATAAGACATTGACCTGGTCCCTTGGCGGACGGATTAATTCAcccgaggaggctgttga TTGCACGGCGCAGGTTTGGTCAGGCAACCTGAATATCGGATGGGACGGCGTTCTCGTCCTCGACACTGGTGTCAGAGTCTACAGAATACCTACTCGGGGCACTTTGAAGAGGGTGGACGTGTCCGAGGTCATTTCACAATGCAGCCCGCTGTACCCAGAGCTTGTCCGTCCCGGGTCAACCCAACCAGCTGTCCAGActcccacacccacacctaCCGGATTCATCACCGTTACCACAACATCTCTCTCGACTCCttcgtcttctccctctACGGGGATCAAGCCACAGCCAGGCACCGTGGAGAACTGCGCTGAATTCCACAAGGTGGTCGCTGGAGATACATGCCACGATATTGCGCAGGGAGCAGGGATTACCTTGGACGAGTTTTACGCGTTGAACAAAAAGGTCACGATTGACTTTGAGTGCGACAACCTCTACCGCGGCTACCATGTTTGCGTTGGTCTCGCTGCATGA
- a CDS encoding hypothetical protein (EggNog:ENOG503PX0B), with translation MLESSIHYDVSKSCNSTPDSCAWAAQALHRISHSARVISGYLARLSFCSRYIRFFDQTKKMHSKFLVLGALPILAMARAYPPVIRGRQDPDTTTSIETSRPTSPTHTWTAAGDASATGPWDGHYTGIYTGTLPDDDSGHYTGIYSATATGCSGTCTGTPVADYTGIYTPTGSATGSATGCTGICTGTPTAAYTGIYTGELPTTTGQIASNGTSTSAPVVIGGAGKGVQGASWVGGIMAGFAVMGLAL, from the exons ATGTTAGAATCTTCTATACACTATGATGTTTCAAAATCTTGCAATTCTACCCCTGATAGCTGTGCATGGGCTGCGCAAGCCTTGCATCGTATTTCGCATTCAGCCCGTGTGATATCTGGATACCTG GCTCGTCTTTCCTTCTGTTCAAGGTACATTCGTTTCTTTGACCAAACCAAGAAAATGCATTCGAAATTCTTGGTCTTGGGTGCTCTGCCCATCCTAGCCATGGCGCGGGCATATCCTCCTGTTATCAGAGGCCGGCAAGACCCAGACACCACGACATCCATCGAAACCTCTCGTCCCACCTCCCCGACTCACACTTGGACAGCCGCGGGTGATGCATCCGCCACAGGCCCGTGGGATGGACACTACACCGGAATCTACACCGGAACACTTCCCGACGATGACAGCGGCCACTACACCGGCATCTACTCTGCCACTGCAACCGGCTGCTCGGGCACGTGCACTGGAACACCTGTCGCGGACTACACCGGCATATACACTCCCACTGGATCTGCGACTGGATCTGCCACCGGCTGCACAGGCATCTGCACTGGGACACCGACCGCGGCCTACACCGGCATCTACACGGGCGAgctccccaccacaaccggCCAGATCGCATCAAACGGCACAAGTACATCTGCACCCGTCGTCATCGGCGGGGCTGGCAAGGGAGTACAAGGCGCGAGCTGGGTTGGCGGAATCATGGCCGGCTTTGCTGTTATGGGGCTGGCTCTTTAA